The Gemmatimonadaceae bacterium genome contains a region encoding:
- a CDS encoding TonB-dependent receptor, with product MRKLRSLFVLALGAMVGVADVAAAQGVTTGAISGLVADESGKPIDGALIQVENKSNGFKASTLTRENGRYYVQGLEVGGPYTVSVRRLGFAQQAQDGVLVKLGQTVPVDFVVKAQAAQLAGVTVSATKGAIISPTKMGVSTTISDTAIARFPSLNRDFTDFARATPQVSTTGNGLSGGGVNNRYNLIQIDGANESDLFGLGSNGRPGDQAGAKSISLDAVKEYQVLLSPFDVRQGNFSGLLINAVTKSGTNNFHGSVFGYTRDQDLTRKQPFLGAFSRSQYGASIGGPIVRNKAFFFLSTEWQKEQLLSTGPYIGSSDSPVSQTQVDAFNTVLAPLGIAGGTGAQINRPNPLTNVFARVDLNFLPKTRVVVRHNYGAADNNNFGGGGSRDAITNNQPSFALTSNAYAFTSRKNATVVQAFTALGNGVLNELNVGYTTINDKRDPVTKLAQISVVTPRQTGTGTALFIAGGEASSHGNQLDQKTLELADNLTIPIGDHNVTIGTKNIFYQSANLFANNLFGTWRFNSLDSLRGTCATCGGNALASSYAVTVPTPAGTDGFIRMKSATYAFYVQDQWNVRPTINFTYGIRADIPVFRNKPVYNLAVDTAYKRNTSDLPTGNIQWSPRIGFNWDVTGDQRNQLRGGVGGFTGSPAGVWLSNAYGNTGLLGTPGLTCNNATPSNANYPPTFTSAAIANPPVRCGGTNANPASAALSSTINTIDPNMKFPQVIKYSLGFDHDFGRNIIGSVEGLYTRSKYSLFYSNLALAGPQGTDAHGRTMYGTITGSSSSPVTKGGRNQVYDASNSSGGDYSYNLTASLIKRFADNWEGALSYTYSEARDVQSTLNSTANSNFNQGRTVSGDLLDKTTLAPAKWDQPHKIAAAGTYSFPWRMDVSLIYTGTSGSAYDYYHSTDENADGSTANDLVYIPKNTADANEILFTGYNVPASAASVTAQQVAMDKFINSVDCLKNQRGQILKRMTCRAPWRDLYNVSIRQSLPSVSDHSMSFAIDIFNFANLVNSRWGQQKSTVSPGLPGVQLLSRTGVTTQSGKTVGVYTFSPTQTLYDVRNVDSNYRIQLSLRYGF from the coding sequence ATGCGAAAACTTCGTTCGCTGTTTGTGCTGGCGCTGGGTGCCATGGTCGGCGTGGCCGATGTGGCAGCCGCTCAAGGCGTCACCACCGGCGCCATCTCGGGTCTCGTCGCTGACGAATCGGGCAAGCCGATTGACGGCGCCCTGATCCAGGTTGAAAACAAGAGCAACGGGTTCAAGGCCAGCACGCTCACCCGTGAAAACGGGCGGTACTACGTGCAGGGCCTCGAAGTCGGCGGCCCCTATACGGTGTCGGTGCGTCGTCTGGGTTTTGCGCAGCAGGCCCAGGACGGCGTGTTGGTGAAGCTTGGGCAGACCGTGCCGGTGGACTTTGTGGTCAAGGCGCAGGCGGCCCAGTTGGCCGGCGTTACGGTGAGCGCCACCAAGGGCGCGATCATCTCGCCCACCAAGATGGGCGTCAGCACCACGATCAGCGACACCGCGATCGCGCGGTTCCCGTCGCTCAATCGCGACTTCACCGACTTCGCCAGAGCCACGCCCCAGGTGTCCACCACGGGCAACGGTCTCTCGGGCGGCGGCGTGAACAACCGCTACAACCTGATCCAGATTGACGGCGCCAACGAGTCCGATCTGTTCGGATTGGGCAGCAACGGTCGCCCCGGCGATCAGGCCGGTGCCAAGTCGATTTCTTTGGACGCCGTGAAGGAGTATCAGGTGCTGCTGTCGCCGTTTGATGTGCGGCAGGGCAACTTCTCGGGGCTGCTGATCAACGCGGTCACGAAGAGCGGCACCAACAACTTCCACGGCTCGGTGTTCGGCTACACGCGCGATCAGGACCTCACGCGCAAGCAGCCATTCCTCGGCGCGTTCAGCCGCTCGCAGTACGGCGCCTCCATTGGTGGCCCGATTGTCCGGAACAAGGCGTTTTTCTTCCTCTCCACCGAATGGCAGAAAGAACAGCTGCTGTCCACCGGACCCTACATCGGCTCGTCCGACTCGCCCGTGTCGCAAACGCAGGTGGATGCGTTCAACACGGTGCTGGCACCTCTCGGCATTGCTGGTGGCACGGGTGCCCAGATCAACCGCCCGAATCCGCTCACCAACGTGTTCGCGCGCGTGGACTTGAATTTCCTGCCCAAGACGCGTGTGGTGGTGCGACACAACTACGGCGCCGCCGACAACAACAATTTCGGCGGTGGCGGTTCGCGCGATGCCATCACGAATAACCAACCGTCATTCGCCCTCACGTCCAACGCCTACGCGTTCACGTCGCGCAAGAACGCGACGGTGGTGCAGGCGTTCACGGCCCTGGGCAACGGGGTCTTGAACGAACTGAACGTGGGATACACCACGATCAACGACAAGCGTGATCCGGTCACCAAGCTGGCCCAGATCAGCGTGGTCACCCCGCGTCAGACGGGCACCGGCACCGCGCTGTTCATTGCCGGCGGCGAAGCGTCGTCGCACGGCAACCAGCTGGACCAGAAGACGCTGGAACTGGCCGATAACCTGACCATTCCCATCGGCGATCACAACGTCACCATCGGCACGAAGAACATCTTTTACCAGTCGGCCAACCTGTTTGCCAACAACCTGTTCGGCACCTGGCGCTTCAACAGCCTCGATTCGCTGAGAGGCACGTGTGCGACCTGCGGCGGCAATGCGCTCGCGTCCTCGTACGCGGTGACGGTGCCGACGCCGGCCGGCACGGACGGTTTCATTCGCATGAAGTCGGCCACGTATGCGTTCTACGTGCAGGATCAGTGGAACGTGCGGCCGACCATCAACTTTACGTACGGCATTCGCGCGGACATTCCCGTGTTCCGCAACAAGCCCGTGTACAACCTGGCAGTGGATACGGCGTATAAGCGCAACACCAGTGACCTGCCCACGGGGAACATCCAATGGTCGCCGCGCATCGGCTTCAACTGGGACGTGACCGGCGATCAGCGGAACCAGCTGCGCGGCGGCGTTGGCGGCTTCACCGGTTCACCGGCCGGTGTGTGGCTGTCCAACGCATATGGCAACACCGGCCTGTTGGGCACGCCCGGGTTGACCTGCAACAACGCCACGCCCAGCAACGCCAACTACCCGCCGACGTTCACCTCGGCAGCCATCGCCAATCCGCCCGTGCGGTGCGGTGGCACCAATGCCAATCCCGCCAGTGCGGCCTTGTCGTCGACGATCAACACGATTGATCCGAACATGAAGTTCCCGCAAGTCATCAAGTACTCGCTGGGCTTCGACCACGACTTCGGTCGCAACATCATCGGCAGCGTGGAAGGGCTGTACACGCGCTCCAAGTACTCGCTGTTTTATAGCAACCTCGCGTTGGCCGGACCGCAGGGCACGGACGCGCATGGTCGCACGATGTACGGCACCATCACCGGTTCCAGCTCGAGCCCGGTCACCAAGGGCGGCCGCAACCAGGTGTATGACGCGTCCAACAGCAGTGGTGGTGACTACTCGTACAACCTGACGGCCAGCCTGATCAAGCGCTTCGCCGACAACTGGGAAGGCGCGCTCTCGTACACGTATTCCGAGGCGCGCGACGTGCAAAGCACGCTCAACTCCACGGCGAATTCCAACTTCAACCAGGGCCGCACCGTGTCCGGCGATCTGCTGGACAAGACCACCCTGGCGCCCGCCAAGTGGGATCAGCCGCACAAGATCGCGGCGGCGGGTACGTACAGCTTCCCGTGGCGCATGGATGTGTCGCTCATCTACACGGGCACCTCGGGATCGGCGTACGACTACTACCACAGCACCGACGAGAACGCCGACGGGTCCACCGCGAACGATCTGGTGTACATCCCGAAGAACACGGCGGACGCCAACGAGATCCTGTTCACCGGCTACAACGTGCCGGCCTCGGCGGCGAGTGTCACGGCGCAACAGGTGGCGATGGACAAGTTCATCAATTCGGTGGACTGCCTGAAGAATCAGCGCGGACAGATCCTCAAGCGCATGACCTGCCGGGCGCCATGGCGCGACCTGTACAACGTGTCCATTCGCCAGTCGTTGCCGTCGGTGAGCGATCACTCGATGTCGTTCGCGATTGACATCTTCAACTTCGCGAACCTGGTGAATAGCCGGTGGGGCCAGCAGAAGAGCACTGTCTCGCCCGGCCTGCCGGGTGTGCAGCTGCTCAGTCGTACGGGCGTGACCACGCAAAGCGGCAAGACGGTTGGCGTGTACACGTTCTCCCCCACGCAGACGCTGTATGATGTGCGCAACGTGGATTCGAATTACCGGATCCAGCTGTCGCTGCGCTACGGGTTCTGA
- a CDS encoding LptF/LptG family permease, with amino-acid sequence MSDTRPSGRARLITPLDRYVAAEFARIFFVTVAGFPVLVFVIDLVDNLRKYTEKKLTYQAVAMSYFYWIPDTLFMVLPAAVLFATVFSIGTFTRYAEITAAKASGISFYRFIAPILLMATFATGIGLVFSEVAPPANSKRLKLLAGRSEFRETARYNFAFANDMGRVYRIYSLDTEKRRVERVEVEERGSKLRAGLLIAADSGRWTSKGGWMLQKGQLHVLPNDSIDLAFGFDSILDRRLKESPDELRATEREPTEMNFAQLTTFIRALERSGAEVNLLKVERMLKIAIPVTCIIIALFGAPLATSSQRGGAAFGVAISLATTVLFLVLIQLTKAVGGKGLMQPELAAWMPNVLVGLLAIVLLARVRT; translated from the coding sequence ATGAGTGACACGCGTCCATCCGGGCGTGCGCGTCTCATCACGCCGCTTGACCGCTATGTGGCCGCCGAATTTGCGCGCATCTTTTTCGTGACGGTGGCCGGGTTCCCGGTGCTGGTGTTTGTCATCGACCTGGTGGACAACCTCCGGAAGTACACGGAGAAGAAGCTCACGTATCAGGCCGTCGCCATGAGCTACTTCTACTGGATCCCCGATACGCTCTTCATGGTGTTGCCGGCCGCCGTGCTGTTTGCGACGGTCTTCTCCATAGGCACCTTCACGCGGTACGCCGAGATCACGGCGGCCAAGGCCTCGGGCATCAGCTTCTATCGCTTCATTGCGCCGATCCTGCTGATGGCCACCTTCGCCACCGGCATCGGCCTGGTGTTCAGCGAGGTGGCACCACCGGCCAATTCCAAACGTCTCAAGTTGTTGGCCGGCCGCAGCGAATTCCGTGAGACAGCGCGCTACAATTTCGCGTTCGCCAACGACATGGGGCGCGTCTACCGCATCTATTCGCTCGATACCGAGAAGCGCCGCGTGGAACGCGTCGAGGTCGAGGAGCGGGGCTCGAAGCTCCGGGCGGGGTTGCTGATTGCCGCAGACAGCGGTCGGTGGACCAGCAAGGGCGGATGGATGCTGCAGAAGGGTCAGCTCCATGTGCTCCCCAACGATTCCATCGATCTGGCCTTCGGATTCGATTCGATCCTCGACCGGCGGCTCAAGGAATCGCCGGATGAACTGCGGGCCACCGAGCGTGAGCCGACCGAAATGAATTTCGCCCAGCTCACCACGTTCATCCGGGCTCTCGAGCGCTCGGGCGCCGAGGTGAACCTGCTCAAGGTGGAGCGGATGCTGAAGATCGCCATCCCGGTCACGTGCATCATCATCGCACTCTTCGGGGCCCCGCTGGCCACCAGCTCGCAACGCGGGGGTGCCGCCTTTGGTGTGGCGATCAGCTTGGCCACTACCGTATTGTTCCTCGTGCTTATTCAGCTGACCAAGGCCGTAGGCGGGAAAGGGTTGATGCAACCCGAACTCGCCGCGTGGATGCCCAACGTACTGGTTGGGCTGCTCGCGATTGTCCTGCTGGCCCGCGTGCGGACCTGA
- a CDS encoding amino acid permease has translation MTPPPVSPASRAPTSLPTALPRRLGLWSAIAVVIGTTIGSGIFRSPAGIADKLPGPLPLISVWVIGGIFALCGAITLAEVAGALPETGGYFVFIREGWGRLPAFLYGWTELVIIRAAALGGISLTFAEYLLRGLGFNPSIAPYDTYAHWVAALALGLMATVNIVGLRWGALVQNVTTIAKYGGLLLIVALAFSLGLPQTGGHFTPAAPPGSFSVRAFGLALVSVLWAYDGWGDLTKVGGEVADPRRTLPRAIIWGTLAIILIYVLANVAYLSVLTVDEIRGARLVAADVAEKLIGPVGVTLVSITVLLSTFGSVNGSLLTGPRIFFAMADDGLFFRQVAKVHPRFQTPYVAITLAASIGIGFVLLRSFEQLADIFVTASLVFYILSVGAIFRLRRRPDWNPPMRVPLYPIAPVLFCAATLFLLINALLDPNQRWGTIGVLGVIAVGIPVYYVTVGRSGRANVHRD, from the coding sequence GTCGCGCGCGCCGACATCGCTTCCCACGGCACTGCCTCGCCGCCTTGGCCTCTGGAGCGCCATCGCGGTGGTGATCGGCACCACCATCGGCTCCGGCATCTTTCGATCGCCGGCCGGGATTGCCGACAAGCTGCCCGGACCGCTTCCGCTCATCTCCGTCTGGGTCATCGGCGGCATATTCGCGCTCTGCGGCGCCATCACGCTGGCCGAGGTCGCCGGTGCGCTGCCGGAAACCGGTGGCTACTTCGTGTTCATTCGCGAAGGATGGGGGCGATTGCCGGCGTTTCTGTATGGCTGGACCGAGTTGGTGATCATCCGTGCGGCCGCACTGGGCGGTATTTCGCTGACGTTTGCCGAATATCTGTTGCGGGGGCTGGGGTTCAACCCGAGTATCGCGCCCTATGACACCTATGCGCACTGGGTGGCGGCGCTGGCGCTGGGGTTGATGGCCACCGTGAACATCGTGGGGCTGCGATGGGGCGCTCTGGTGCAGAATGTCACCACAATCGCCAAATACGGCGGGCTGCTGCTGATCGTGGCGCTGGCCTTTTCGTTGGGGCTCCCGCAAACGGGCGGGCATTTCACTCCGGCGGCGCCACCGGGGAGCTTTTCGGTGCGGGCGTTCGGGCTGGCTCTGGTATCGGTGTTGTGGGCCTACGACGGGTGGGGCGATCTCACCAAGGTGGGTGGTGAGGTGGCCGATCCCCGTCGCACACTCCCGCGGGCGATCATTTGGGGCACCCTGGCCATCATCCTGATTTATGTGCTGGCCAATGTGGCGTATCTGTCGGTGCTCACCGTGGACGAGATCCGTGGCGCGCGTCTGGTGGCGGCGGACGTGGCCGAGAAGCTCATCGGTCCGGTGGGTGTGACGTTGGTCTCGATCACGGTGTTGCTTTCCACGTTTGGATCCGTGAACGGATCGCTGCTGACCGGCCCGCGGATCTTCTTCGCCATGGCGGATGACGGCCTGTTTTTCCGGCAAGTGGCAAAAGTCCATCCTCGGTTTCAGACGCCGTACGTGGCGATCACATTGGCGGCGAGCATCGGCATCGGGTTCGTACTGTTGCGCTCGTTTGAACAGCTGGCGGACATCTTTGTGACCGCGTCGCTCGTGTTCTACATCCTCAGCGTGGGCGCGATCTTTCGGCTTCGGCGCCGTCCGGACTGGAATCCGCCCATGCGGGTGCCGCTGTATCCGATTGCCCCGGTGCTGTTTTGCGCCGCGACCCTGTTTCTGCTGATCAATGCGCTGCTCGACCCGAACCAGCGGTGGGGGACCATCGGGGTGCTGGGTGTAATCGCGGTCGGCATTCCCGTCTACTATGTCACCGTGGGCCGGAGTGGGCGGGCCAATGTGCATCGTGACTGA
- a CDS encoding LptF/LptG family permease has protein sequence MKLVTRYVVREHVGPLVFALSALTSLLMLQYVARQLANLAGKGLPWKAIAQFFVLSLPFTVAMTLPMAVLVATLYAFGRMAAEHEITAFKASGVRVRSLMFPVLVCAFLLSLVMVAFNDQVLPRANHRLRILQQDIARTKPTLALRDQVLNAITEQFFMRVARSDAATNRMWDVVIYDLTKGPERKTIYADSGLFLLAPNGKDLQLMLYDGRSQEFVKGDARRFQRTYFRSQVVQVRGITQNFESSRSDMYKGDREMSVCEMDQKYRTSAMEYTRIRKEYIMYASRLVKAGTKTIKAPRDRPAREKLAQFYCVTLPSLLGVKAAHAQGVGDSGSQPPVQQPPVQQPPVQQPPVQQQPVQQPPVQPPAGQQQPPVQQQPTVQQPVPPTPSPVAQPGVVPAPVPGQPTPGAPVTQARADSALGIAPSTGVQPAPVPAPALPSNIDTTELYRGSMMAANMQLTESRESLDSLAVEIHKKFALSFACLVFVLFGPPIALRFPRGGVGVTLGVSIVVFGLYYVCLMAGEALADKGRLPASVAMWIANVIFTLVGIMMLWRVESTTDSSRGGGLREWWRDRAVRRTLARERAAAV, from the coding sequence GTGAAGCTTGTCACCCGCTACGTCGTGCGCGAGCACGTCGGCCCCCTCGTGTTTGCCCTCAGTGCGCTGACGTCGCTGCTCATGCTGCAGTACGTCGCGCGCCAGCTGGCCAATCTGGCCGGCAAGGGCTTGCCGTGGAAAGCCATCGCCCAGTTCTTCGTGCTGTCGCTGCCCTTCACCGTGGCGATGACCTTGCCCATGGCGGTGCTGGTGGCCACGCTGTACGCGTTTGGCCGCATGGCGGCGGAACACGAGATCACCGCGTTCAAGGCCAGCGGCGTGCGGGTGCGGTCGCTCATGTTCCCCGTGCTCGTATGCGCCTTCCTGCTGTCGCTGGTCATGGTGGCGTTCAACGATCAGGTCCTGCCGCGCGCCAACCATCGGCTGCGCATTTTGCAGCAGGACATCGCGCGGACCAAGCCCACGCTGGCCCTGCGCGATCAGGTGTTGAATGCCATCACCGAACAGTTCTTCATGCGCGTGGCCCGCAGCGATGCCGCCACCAATAGAATGTGGGACGTGGTGATCTATGACCTCACCAAAGGTCCGGAACGCAAGACCATCTATGCGGATAGCGGCCTGTTTCTGCTGGCCCCGAACGGGAAGGACCTGCAGCTCATGCTGTACGACGGACGGTCGCAGGAATTCGTGAAGGGCGATGCCCGCCGTTTCCAGCGAACGTACTTCCGCAGTCAGGTGGTGCAGGTGCGAGGCATCACGCAAAACTTCGAATCGTCCCGGTCGGACATGTACAAGGGCGACCGCGAGATGTCCGTGTGCGAAATGGATCAGAAGTACCGCACGTCGGCCATGGAGTACACGCGGATCCGGAAGGAGTACATCATGTACGCCAGCCGACTGGTCAAGGCCGGGACCAAAACCATCAAGGCCCCCCGCGACCGACCGGCACGCGAAAAGCTCGCGCAGTTCTATTGTGTCACGTTGCCGTCGCTGCTGGGAGTGAAGGCGGCGCACGCGCAGGGGGTTGGAGATTCGGGATCGCAGCCGCCGGTGCAACAGCCACCGGTACAACAGCCACCGGTACAACAGCCACCGGTACAACAACAACCGGTGCAGCAACCGCCGGTGCAGCCGCCAGCAGGACAGCAACAGCCACCGGTGCAGCAACAGCCGACGGTGCAGCAGCCCGTACCCCCGACACCCTCGCCGGTTGCACAGCCGGGCGTGGTCCCCGCCCCGGTGCCCGGCCAGCCAACACCTGGCGCGCCGGTCACGCAGGCCCGCGCCGACTCCGCGCTCGGAATAGCCCCCTCCACCGGTGTGCAGCCGGCCCCCGTTCCCGCTCCCGCGCTGCCCTCCAATATCGACACCACCGAGTTGTATCGCGGATCCATGATGGCGGCCAACATGCAGTTGACCGAGTCGCGCGAATCGTTGGACAGCCTGGCGGTGGAAATCCACAAGAAGTTCGCGCTGTCGTTCGCCTGCCTCGTGTTCGTGCTGTTTGGTCCGCCTATCGCGCTCCGCTTTCCGCGCGGCGGCGTGGGCGTCACCCTCGGGGTCAGCATCGTGGTGTTCGGCCTGTACTACGTGTGCCTGATGGCGGGGGAGGCGCTCGCCGACAAGGGTCGACTGCCCGCGTCGGTCGCCATGTGGATTGCCAATGTGATCTTCACGCTCGTGGGCATCATGATGCTCTGGCGCGTCGAATCCACCACCGACAGTTCGCGTGGCGGCGGACTTCGCGAATGGTGGCGCGACCGGGCGGTGCGCCGAACGCTCGCCCGCGAACGGGCGGCCGCCGTATGA
- a CDS encoding MCE family protein codes for MKRRDEILVGLLLAGAIVVGLGGTIWIARGGLARNYSMFARFPWGAGLKQGQPVLLAGVQIGFVDRVELDPNGTIVVAIKVQQQYRVPKGSTATVQANGIFGDQLIAVKPVLGEKAFMPQGDTIPTGKGSPGPAELLTKGDSIAADVSALTGRARAEFVDGGGLKDVRTTIAQLTKLVAQMSNVMAEQSKQLTKTQDALRSTIASIDSAKVDSTLTNVRAMSASLEQLSRELKQTNAQVQSVVTKVNTGNGTVGKLMNDDAVYRRLDSMLLRVDSLMADIKANPRKYINLKIF; via the coding sequence ATGAAACGACGCGACGAAATTCTCGTTGGTCTCCTCCTCGCCGGTGCGATCGTAGTCGGACTCGGCGGCACCATCTGGATTGCGCGCGGTGGTCTGGCCCGCAATTACTCGATGTTTGCGCGATTCCCCTGGGGCGCCGGGCTCAAGCAGGGCCAACCGGTGTTGCTGGCCGGGGTCCAAATCGGATTCGTGGATCGCGTGGAGCTCGACCCCAATGGCACCATCGTGGTGGCGATCAAGGTGCAGCAACAGTACCGGGTGCCGAAAGGATCCACGGCCACCGTGCAGGCCAACGGCATCTTCGGTGATCAGTTGATCGCCGTGAAGCCCGTGCTTGGTGAGAAGGCCTTCATGCCGCAAGGCGATACGATCCCCACGGGCAAGGGTTCCCCCGGACCAGCCGAGTTGCTCACCAAGGGCGACTCGATTGCGGCCGACGTCAGCGCGCTCACCGGGAGGGCGCGGGCCGAATTTGTGGACGGCGGCGGCCTCAAGGACGTTCGGACGACGATTGCCCAGTTGACGAAGCTGGTGGCCCAGATGAGCAACGTGATGGCGGAGCAGTCAAAGCAGCTCACGAAGACACAGGACGCGCTGCGCAGCACCATCGCGTCCATCGATTCTGCCAAAGTCGATTCGACGCTGACCAATGTGCGCGCCATGTCCGCCAGTCTGGAGCAGCTGTCGCGCGAACTGAAGCAGACCAATGCGCAGGTGCAGTCGGTGGTCACCAAGGTGAATACCGGCAACGGCACGGTGGGCAAGCTGATGAACGACGATGCGGTGTACCGGCGACTGGATTCGATGCTCCTGCGGGTGGATTCGCTGATGGCGGATATCAAGGCCAACCCGCGGAAGTACATCAATCTGAAGATCTTTTAG
- a CDS encoding ABC transporter permease, producing MPVGIVVRAAYKRTAGLLRSLGKRAYFARDIARGLREPGTWAPETIRQMQRIGVESLPLAAIVAAFLGGVTAFQTRYQLFPGVQLSVVGLIVRQSIVLELGPLLTALVLTGRVGARMTAEIGTMRVTEQIDALETLSFDPVAYLALPRLLAALVMIPALTIIANATAILSAWATLVMATDVRTSDFLDGLRLAFTEFQVVYSLIKAVCFGGAIAFVCSYEGYVTEAGAEGVGRSTALAVVIASVSILVLDAIVAAVFAPFIQA from the coding sequence ATGCCGGTCGGGATCGTGGTGCGCGCGGCCTACAAGCGCACTGCCGGATTGCTCCGTTCCCTGGGCAAGCGCGCGTACTTTGCGCGAGACATCGCGCGCGGTCTGCGCGAGCCTGGCACCTGGGCACCGGAAACAATCCGGCAGATGCAACGCATCGGCGTAGAGTCGCTGCCACTGGCCGCCATCGTCGCGGCCTTTCTGGGCGGCGTGACGGCGTTTCAGACACGCTATCAACTGTTCCCCGGCGTGCAGCTGTCGGTGGTGGGCCTCATCGTCCGGCAGAGCATCGTGCTCGAACTGGGGCCCCTGCTGACCGCCCTGGTGCTGACAGGTCGCGTGGGCGCCCGCATGACGGCGGAAATCGGCACCATGCGCGTGACCGAGCAGATCGATGCGCTGGAGACCCTGTCATTCGATCCGGTGGCCTATCTGGCGCTCCCGCGACTCCTCGCCGCGCTGGTGATGATTCCGGCGCTCACCATCATTGCCAACGCCACCGCCATCCTCAGCGCGTGGGCGACCCTGGTGATGGCCACCGACGTGCGCACCTCTGATTTCCTGGACGGGCTGCGACTGGCCTTCACCGAATTTCAGGTGGTCTATTCGCTGATCAAGGCCGTCTGCTTCGGCGGCGCGATCGCGTTTGTGTGCTCCTACGAGGGATACGTCACCGAGGCCGGCGCCGAAGGTGTGGGACGTTCAACCGCCCTTGCCGTCGTCATCGCGTCCGTCTCGATCCTCGTGCTCGACGCAATTGTGGCCGCCGTCTTCGCACCGTTCATTCAAGCATGA